In the genome of Dromiciops gliroides isolate mDroGli1 chromosome 1, mDroGli1.pri, whole genome shotgun sequence, the window CTGAAACCATAGATGTTGGTTTCTACAATTATTGGACCTTCAAGCTGAGCCATGCTTATGATAGGGAATCTGTTATCTAAGAGTCAACAGGACAAGATCTgccaattgattttatttttatttatttttttgtggggcaatgagggttaagtgacttgcccaggatcacatagctaataagtgtcaagtgtttcaggctggatttgaactcaagtcctcctgaatccagggccagtgctttatccactgcaccatctagcttcccccacacacacctcaattgcttaaaaaaaaaaagtctatggcaCCCATATGCAGTCCAGGGAAGGCAATGCTAGGGCTGGCTACTTGGCAATAATCACTTTCCCTGCCCTTTCTCTCAGGCTGTTTGgtatcttttccattcttttctctttccaggcTATCTTTGATGTTCATGACAGTCTGACTTCATTTCAGCAGGGTGCAGAGACACAGAAAAGGGATTATCTTTTTGAACTCTGAGGGTAGGTGATCTGTGCAATGGTTGGAATCAAGATGATTTGccttttcttattttcccttGGTTCTATTCTGCTCAAAAAACAttaagcccaggggcagctaggtggcgcagtgaataaagcaccagccctggattcaggagtacctgagttcaaatctggactcagatacttgacacttactagctgtgtgaccctgggcaagtcacttaacccccattgcccctcaaaaaaaataatgcagattaagtgTAAGAGCCTATTCTGCTTACaggtttgtctgtttgttttagaGAGCCAGTTGGTATACGTCTCCAGCATATGTCtttctaagagacagagatgaggagggagttcaTTCTGGGCCCAGGGCATTTCGCACACATGCATGGAGATGGGCATTAACTTATCGTTCAGTTTGGGACAGGGTGGATTTCTGATAAATGTGCTTTTACTTATCTGTCACTGGTATATTATTTATGCATTTGTAAAGCCTAGAAAGCAGAATTTTGAAGTCTGGTGTAAATGAAGGCATTCAGTAGAGGGCAAAGAGGTATATGGGTGTGCTGGAAGTGGGCACTAAGGATGGCAGTGGCACGATGAAGCCTGAGCTTGCTGGGGGTGCCACTGCCACTGCCGCTGTCACTGTCACCATGGTGAAGCTGAGCCAAGAGTCCAAACAGCGGCTGCAGCATCTCTTCAGGGGCAGCCAGTTTGCCAACCCCCTCATGTTCTACCTGGGATTTAGGAGAGGTGCAGATCCCTGGATGCCTGAAGCAACAGTTCTGATCTTGCTTTGGGGATGAAAAACTATTTGAACATCTGGATTGGAAGCAATCAGTGGACATGAGAAACCCTGATGCTGTCCACTTTGGTCAGAATAAGGAAGTGAGCCAGCCTCTGAAACTCATCATTTGGGTGCCCTTGGGGTCTTACTGCTTGCTGTGTATATGGCAAAATAAATAACTTAGACCATGAAAAAAGGACAGCAGTGGCAGAAGAGGGACAGATACATCAGATGTCTAAACCCAAGTAGATAATTTAGCTCAGGGACCCATAAAGGAATAAGATGCTCTGTGGCCTccagggggaggggcagaataGAGGTGCAGTGATGGTGGAAGCCTATAGAGGACTGAAAGGCATATAGCCCTTGTACTGACTCAGAGTTCCCCACTGtgtcttttaaaatgttctcCTAGTGTGGTTGAACCAAAGATATCTGGCCCAGCCCAGTGCTGGTGGAAACTACTCCTATACCCTAAAGGTTAGCAATCCCCTTGAAATGGGGGTTGGGGCAGAAAGTGTGTGGAATTGTGGGCTGGGAGGGATGGAATGACCAGGAGATGAGCTAAACAAATATAGTGGGAAGGGTAGTGACAAAGACTCACTGCTTTCTAGTGGAATAAATGAACACTGAGGGTTAGCAACTGAAAGGAGTCAGCCACACATTATGAATTGTGCGAAAAAAATTTGAATATAACAACATAATATGGTTAGTCAAACACAATAATCAGTTTAGGTATCCTAGAGATCTGAATTTTCATCCTATTTTTAAGAGATCTGAAAGAAACAGAGCCTAGGAATCCTGCTCTGTCATGGACTGCGGGTTCTCTAAAAAATGGCCTTGGCCCTACCTAGAGGTTACCCCACCAGAAGACAGGCCCCAAGTATGGAAGGCTGATGCAGTGTGGGAATTGCCAGGAGGACTTCCATGTAACATTGGGAGCCAACCCCTCCTTCTGTtccaccattttctttctttctttttttttttttttttttggtgaggcagttggggttaagtgacttgcccagggtcacacagctagtaagtgtcaagtgtctgaggccagatttgaactcgggttctcctgaattcagggccagtgctctatccactgtgccacctagctgcccctccaccattTCCtaattaccaccaccactaccaccacaaaCAATATCATGAATAAACAAAGGAACTGGGTGTTTTTTAAAGGAACCCATCTGAAACTCGTGCAGATGAGGCTTTTGAAGAGCTGGCAAACTGCATTCAAACACAGTTCCCATTTGCTAGTCATGGCCAGATGGGATCCTGCTTTTACTCATTGGGAATGGGAATGATGAAGTCAGTTTCTCAGTGAAAAGGGCAACTTCAGGTGCCAGGCAGGCctcttcattattattaatttgtccTCTGAAATAAGATCCTCCAAATGAAAACCTTGCAGATAACCACACAATTCACCTTAACTTGTTCTTACTTAATCTAAAAGAAAGGCTACAGCTCAGGGTCTCTGTGAAATGTGCTGGACAGTAATTGGATTTCTTGCCAAAGTTGGGAATCGGTCTGCCTGACTGCAGTTGATAACATTTCTAAGAACTGTTATTTCtatagcgctttaaggtttgcaaagtgctttatacaaattatctcatttgatggcGTTAGTCAGTGTATTGTAGTGTGTGAAAGGGTATGGCTAATCTGATAAATGTGCTAAGCTTTGTTTCTATGTGGAAGGGTCCAAAACCTTGAGCAACGTTGGGCATGAGCCAAGATGCCTGGCTTCAAGGGTCAGGTATTCTCTAGCTCAGCTTCCGATCTATTGAAGAGCCTTATTAATGGGCCAATTTGCCAACTGAGTGTGTTAATAGCCTTAGGAGGTTTCCAGGAAAGTTTCATAGGAAAAGAAAGCATTCACTATTACGTCATCCTGTCACTTTAACCGAGAGAATGAAGGAGGTAGGGGTTGttgctttcccctcctccccccctcaaaTGCTTGcggttttttttcctgaagaactTGAACAATTTTAGATTATAAATCTTAGACTAATCAATAACATCATCTAAAATAAGATGTTTGTATACTGCTATTCAGACTTAGGGTTTCTAAATGGTTTTGCAATAAGAGGATACTTGGGTAAATAAGCCTACAGCATAATTTCATTACAATTTCCACAGATGGAGAAGGAACAATACAGAACTATTAAATGAAAGACATGGTGCTTTTCTGCCACTGGGGCACATTTCCAtgttcacaaaagaaaaaagaaaaaaaaaagcaacgcTTCATTTGAATGTAGTCATTCTCTTTGCCTATGAAGCACAAGTTGTTCTCCAGTTCCATTCATACTATGAAACTTGCCCTAATGGTGTTATAAGTTTATGTGTGGATGGGCGACTGTTACCAtcgggaagggaaaggagggaacgGGCTTACTACCCTGCTACTGGATTCAGAAGTCAGCCATGTCCTTATCTGCTCATGATATATGCTTTGTGTTCAAAATATATATGCTTTGTGTTCAAAATATTtcttgctaggggcagctaggtggcacagtggatagagcaccagccctggattcaggaggac includes:
- the LOC122742993 gene encoding mitochondrial import receptor subunit TOM7 homolog, coding for MVKLSQESKQRLQHLFRGSQFANPLMFYLGFRRGADPWMPEATVLILLWG